Within the uncultured Draconibacterium sp. genome, the region AAAAAGCTAAAAGAATAAAACTATGGAAGGATATACAGGAGAAATCAGAATGTTTGCCGGCAATTTTGCCCCACGTGGATGGGCTCTTTGCCAGGGACAATATCTGGAAATAGCAGAATGTCAGGCATTGTATTCTATTTTAGGTACAGCCTATGGCGGTGATGGTAGAACTGTTTTTGCATTGCCCAATATTTGCGGGCGTCTGCCTGTTGGAGCAGGTCAGGGTGTTAATCTGACAGAAAGGTTTATCGGTCAGATGGCAGGAACAGAGAACGAAACTCTAACTTTAAGCAATTTACCATCGCATAACCATAACCTTCAGGCTTCAGGAACAGAAGGTTCAGTACAGGTACCTGAAAAAAGTGTTCATGCTATTTCTTATGGACAGATAAAGCAGGGAGGTAGTACTTATACAGGTCAGAATATTAACTATACTTTGAATGATAGTAAGGTTGTTAATATGAATTCTAAGTCGCTGAAGGATGCAGGTAATAATGCGGAGCATAGTAATATGCAGCCTTATTTAGGCATTAATTATATCATTTGTTTAGATCAACAATACCCAACCAGAAACTAAAAAATATATAAATATGGATGATGGATATTTAGGAGAAATCAGATTTTTTGCAGGCAATTTTGCGCCAAGAAACTGGATGTATTGCATGGGACAAATTTTACCCATAAGTGAAAATCAGGCACTATATTCTCTTTTGGGAACTGATTATGGTGGAGATGGAAGAACTAATTTTGCATTACCTGATTTTAGAGGGCGAGCTGCTATTAATCCGGATTCGAGAATAGGATTACGTCATGGTGAAAAAGGGGGACAGGAAAGTGTAGCTTTAACTTCACAGGAAATGCCGGCGCATACGCATGAACTTTATGCATACAATCAGGAGAGTAATAGTGTTGAACCACTGAATAATATTTTGGGCCAACCTATAGGACAAATAGTTATTGGCAGAGACACTTATCCGGTTAGTTCAGTTTCCTATTCAACTCAGTCACAAAATTTGGTTGATATGAATTCAGGAGTTTTCTCCTCAACCGGAAGTAGTGCGCCACACAATAATATGCAACCCTATATAGGTATGAATTACATCATTTGTATTAAAGGACTATTTCCTTCAAGAAATTAAAACATAAGATTATGGAAGGATATTTAGGAGAAATCAGATTTTTTGCAGGTAACTTTGCTCCAAAGAATTGGACACTATGTCAGGGGCAGTTATTAGCAATATCTGGTTATGAAGCTTTATATTCAATTTTAGGGATTGAATATGGAGGAGATGGCCAGACGAATTTTAAATTGCCTGATTTTAGAGGACGTGTAGCTATTAATCCAGATTCAAGTGTAGGTTTACGAATAGGAAATTACGGGGGAGAGGAGACTGTGACCCTTAGCTATGAAGAAATGCCTGCTCACATACATTCAGTACAGGCATATAATAGTGAAGGAAATGAAGTTGATCCTAATGGAAGCATATTTGCTAAACCAACGGGAAGTATAACTATAGGTAGAGACAATTATCAGGTAGAATCAGTATCGTATTCAGGGAATACTCAGGGAATGATAAGTATGAACGATGATCTTATTACTTATGCAGGACAAAAACAACCACTACCTCATAATAATATGCAGCCTTTTATTGGCTTGAATTATATTATTTGTATTAAAGGAAATTACCCATCAAGAAATTAAAAAAGATAAAACTATGGAAGGATATATAGGAGAAATTAGATTTTTTGCAGGAAATTTTGCACCACGAGGATGGATGTTTTGCGAAGGACAGGTTTTAAGTATAGCAAGTAATACATCCCTGTTTGCTATTATTGGAAATATGTACGGCGGAGATGGAAGATCAACAATGGCAGTACCGGATCTTAGACAACGAGCAGCTATTGGTACAGGAAGAGGTCCGGGTCTTAGTAATTATTCTTTGTCTCAACAAGGAGGAGTTTCTTCAATTACTTTGACAGAACAACAAATGCCTCAACATAACCATCAAATGAGAGCAGCAGAAGCTTTTGGTGATGAAGCTTCACCCGCAGGAGCTTATCCGGCAGCTTCAAATGGAGTAATGACTATAGGAAGAGATAATTATCCTTATCAGAATTCAGGATATTCAAATGAAGATCCTAATACTCAAATGAATTCTCAGTCAGTTGGAGTATCAGGTCAGAGTAATGCACATAATAATATGCAACCATACCTGGTATGTAATTATATAATTTGCGTAGAAGGGTTATTTCCTTCAAGAAGTTGATTTACTGCATTAGCATAGTATAATTTATTAAAAATGAGCGTTCTATAACAATAAGGTCTTAAGGCTAAAAGCTTTAGGGCCTACTCTGTCAAGACGAACCTTAAGAATCTAAAACACACATAGTTATGAAACATTTGCACAAAAAACTTTCAGCTATTTTGGCTGCAATCCTTTATTTGCTGATTGTAAGTCAGAATATTTATGCTTCAATTGAAGAAAGAAAAGAACAAGAAGTTGTTTTTATCTTGAATTCAGTAAAAGAATATCAAACACTCGTTACCGGTCTTAAATCAAGAACAAGTGTGAGAATTGTTGATGCAAACAAGAATGGGATAAATCAAATATCCGAATTTTTAAGTAGCAGGAACAATCTTAAAGCTATTCATCTGTTTTCTCATGGGAAACCAGGAGAGCTTAATTTAGGAACCACCCATTTAAATAATGATAATATTAAAGAGTACTTAAATCAATTGTCGGTAATAGGGAATGCTCTTTCAGAGGAAGGTGATATCCTGATTTATGGATGTAATGTAGCGAAAGGCAATACAGGGGAAGAATTTATTATGAATTTAAGCAAGGCAACAAAAGCCGATGTTGCTGCTTCCAATGATTTAACAGGGAATATTGATTTAGGTGGAGACTGGGAACTGGAAGTGCAAACAGGACAGTTAAATAATTATAAATATTTGCTGAATAACGTAGAAAAGACTTATAAATGGATTTTGGCAACAACAGGAACAGGTGACGGAACTTATAGTTTTGGTACATTAGGAGCCGCAGATTCAGGTGGTAGCGGATATAGAACCTGTGCCGATAAATTTGTTGTTAGTAATGCTTTTAACGGCGATGGAAGTGTTCTTTATTTGAATAGTACAGCATCAGCAACTGTTGAGTTTATTGCAGAAGGTGGGAGTACCATGAAGCAGGCTACAGTTGAGAATATGGAAATAGGTCTTTATGAAGGGGAAACTCATTTGACCCAATTTGATATAACACTTAAAAATGCATCCGGAACAACAATTGCTACACATACTTTTTCAGGAGATTTACTTATTGATAATAACGATGGAAACATAAGCATTAGCACCTTGTCTTTTTCATCAGCCTGGCCATCAGGAGGGTATGATAATGTTGCTTCTATTAGTATAACTTATACACAAGACAGGGTAAGTAGTAATTTTGAATTCAGAACGATTACACTATCAAATATTTCTGCTGTTGTAAGTTCAAATAATGAGCCAACAGCTTCAGGCTTTACAGCATCTCCAATTTATGAAAATACAGCTTATGCTTTTTCTACTACAAACTTTAGCTATTCTGATGGTGATGGAGATCCTCTTGATCATGTAAGAGTTACAGCTGTTCCTGCTAATGGTTCTTTATGGGTAGATTCTGATGGCAGTGGAACTATTAATGGAGCAGAATCAGCACTTTCAAATAACGGAACAGTTTCCAAAGCTAATCTGGATGCAGGTTACTTAAAATATTTGAATACAAATGGTACTTCTTCAAGTTTTACTTTCGATGTGAGTGATGGAACTGATTATAGTACTTCAACATATACGGCAACACTTACAGTTACGCCTGAACCAACAGTTACATTAAGTTTGGATCCTTCTTCAACTATTTCAGAAAATGGAGGTAGCACATATGTTAAAGCAACTTTGTCTAATACTTTTGATAAGACAGTAACCGTTAATCTTTCATTCTCAGGAACAGCCTCAGGAACAGATTATTCTAAAACAGGCTCATCTATAAATATAACTTCTGGAAATTCAACAGGAACAATAACACTATCAGGAGATGATGATGATTTAAACGAGAATAATGAAACAGTAATTGTTGATATTTCTACTATTACTAATGGTGCAGAATCAGGAACTCAACAAGTTACATGTACAATTACTGATGATGACAATACACCGGTAGTAACCGCCAGTCAGTCGTTTAATGTTAATGAAGATGCAGCGAATACAACCAGTGTGGGAACTGTAGCAGCAACTGATGCTGATGCAGGAACAACTTTCTCTGACTGGACAATCACAGGAGGAAATGGTGATGGCATATTTGCAATAAATACATCTACTGGAGAAATAACTGTTACAGATAATACAAACCTGGATTATGAAACCAAAACAAGTTATTCCTTAACAGTTACAGTAAGTGACGGTACAAATACAAGTGCCGGAGAGACTGTGACGGTAAACGTGAATAACATCAATGATAATACACCGGTAGTAACCGCCAGTCAGTCGTTTAATGTTAATGAAGATGCAGCGAATACAACCAGTGTGGGAACTGTAGCAGCAACTGATGCTGATGCAGGAACAACTTTCTCTGACTGGACAATCACAGGAGGAAATGGTGATGGCACATTTGCAATAAATACATCCACTGGAGAAATAACTGTTACAGATAACACAAACCTGGATTATGAAACCAGGACAAGTTATTCCTTAACAGTTACAGTAAGTGACGGTACAAATACAAGTGCCGGAGAGACTGTGACGGTAAACGTGAATAACATCAATGATAATACACCGGTAGTAACCGCCAGTCAGTCGTTTAATGTTAATGAAGATGCAGCGAATACAACCAGTGTGGGAACTGTAGCAGCAACTGATGCTGATGCAGGAACAACTTTCTCTGACTGGACAATCACAGGAGGAAATGGTGATGGCATATTTGCAATAAATACATCTACTGGAGAAATAACTGTTACAGATAATACAAACCTGGATTATGAAACCAGGACAAGTTATTCCTTAACAGTTACAGTAAGTGACGGTACAAATACAAGTGCCGGAGAGACTGTGACGGTAAACGTGAATAACATCAATGATAATACACCGGTAGTAACCGCCAGTCAGTCGTTTAATGTTAATGAAAATGCAGCGAATACAACCAGTGTGGGAACTGTAGCAGCAACTGATGCTGATGCAGGAACAACTTTCTCTGACTGGACAATCACAGGAGGAAATGGTGATGGCACATTTGCAATAAATACATCCACTGGAGAAATAACTGTTACAGATAACACAAACCTGGATTATGAAACCAGGACAAGTTATTCCTTAACAGTTACAGTAAGTGACGGTACAAATACAAGTGCCGGAGAGACTGTGACGGTAAACGTGAATAACATCAATGATAATACACCGGTAGTAACCGCCAGTCAGTCGTTTAATGTTAATGAAAATGCAGCGAATACAACCAGTGTGGGAACTGTAGCAGCAACTGATGCTGATGCAGGAACAACTTTCTCTGACTGGACAATCACAGGAGGAAATGGTGATGGCATATTTGCAATAAATACATCCTCTGGAGAAATAACTGTTACAGATAACACAAACCTGGATTATGAAACCAAAACAAGTTATTCCTTAACAGTTACAGTAAGTGACGGTACAAATACAAGTGCCGGAGAGACTGTGACGGTAAACGTGAATAACATCAATGACAATACACCGGTAGTAACCGCCAGTCAGTCGTTTAATGTTAATGAAGATGCAGCGAATACAACCAGTGTGGGAACTGTAGCAGCAACTGATGCTGATGCAGGAACAACTTTCTCTGACTGGACAATCACAGGAGGAAATGGTGATGGCATATTTGCAATAAATACATCCTCTGGAGAAATAACAGTTACAGATAACACAAACCTGGATTATGAAACCAGGACAAGTTATTCCTTAACAGTTACAGTAAGTGACGGTACAAATACAAGTGCCGGAGAGACTGTGACGGTAAACGTGAATAACATCAATGATAATACACCGGTAGTAACCGCCAGTCAGTCGTTTAATGTTAATGAAAATGCAGCGAATACAACCAGTGTGGGAACTGTAGCAGCAACTGATGCTGATGCAGGAACAACTTTCTCTGACTGGACAATCACAGGAGGAAATGGTGATGGCACATTTGCAATAAATACATCCACTGGAGAAATAACTGTTACAGATAACACAAACCTGGATTATGAAACCAGGACAAGTTATTCCTTAACAGTTACAGTAAGTGACGGTACAAATACAAGTGCCGGAGAGACTGTGACGGTAAACGTGAATAACATCAATGATAATACACCGGTAGTAACCGCCAGTCAGTCGTTTAATGTTAATGAAAATGCAGCGAATACAACCAGTGTGGGAACTGTAGCAGCAACTGATGCTGATGCAGGAACAACTTTCTCTGACTGGACAATCACAGGAGGAAATGGTGATGGCATATTTGCAATAAATACATCCTCTGGAGAAATAACTGTTACAGATAACACAAACCTGGATTATGAAACCAAAACAAGTTATTCCTTAACAGTTACAGTAAGTGACGGTACAAATACAAGTGCCGGAGAGACTGTGACGGTAAACGTGAATAACATCAATGATAATACACCGGTAGTAACCGCCAGTCAGTCGTTTAATGTTAATGAAAATGCAGCGAATACAACCAGTGTGGGAACTGTAGCAGCAACTGATGCTGATGCAGGAACAACTTTCTCTGACTGGACAATCACAGGAGGAAATGGTGATGGCACATTTGCAATAAATACATCCACTGGAGAAATAACTGTTACAGATAACACAAACCTGGATTATGAAACCAGGACAAGTTATTCCTTAACAGTTACAGTAAGTGACGGTACAAATACAAGTGCCGGAGAGACTGTGACGGTAAACGTGAATAACATCAATGATAATACACCGGTAGTAACCGCCAGTCAGTCGTTTAATGTTAATGAAAATGCAGCGAATACAACCAGTGTGGGAACTGTAGCAGCAACTGATGCTGATGCAGGAACAACTTTCTCTGACTGGACAATCACAGGAGGAAATGGTGATGGCATATTTGCAATAAATACATCCTCTGGAGAAATAACTGTTACAGATAACACAAACCTGGATTATGAAACCAAAACAAGTTATTCCTTAACAGTTACAGTAAGTGACGGTACAAATACAAGTGCCGGAGAGACTGTGACGGTAAACGTGAATAACATCAATGACAATACACCGGTAGTAACCGCCAGTCAGTCGTTTAATGTTAATGAAGATGCAGCGAATACAACCAGTGTGGGAACTGTAGCAGCAACTGATGCTGATGCAGGAACAACTTTCTCTGACTGGACAATCACAGGAGGAAATGGTGATGGCATATTTGCAATAAATACATCCTCTGGAGAAATAACTGTTACAGATAACACAAACCTGGATTATGAAACCAGAACAAGTTATTCCTTAACAGTTACAGTAAGTGACGGTACAAATACAAGTGCCGGAGAGACTGTGACGGTAAACGTGAATAACATCAATGATAATACACCGGTAGTAACCGCCAGTCAGTCGTTTAATGTTAATGAAAATGCAGCGAATACAACCAGTGTGGGAACTGTAGCAGCAACTGATGCTGATGCAGGAACAACTTTCTCTGACTGGACAATCACAGGAGGAAATGGTGATGGCACATTTGCAATAAATACATCCACTGGAGAAATAACTGTTACAGATAACACAAACCTGGATTATGAAACCAGGACAAGTTATTCCTTAACAGTTACAGTAAGTGACGGTACAAATACAAGTGCCGGAGAGACTGTGACGGTAAACGTGAATAACATCAATGATAATACACCGGTAGTAACCGCCAGTCAGTCGTTTAATGTTAATGAAAATGCAGCGAATACAACCAGTGTGGGAACTGTAGCAGCAACTGATGCTGATGCAGGAACAACTTTCTCTGACTGGACAATCACAGGAGGAAATGGTGATGGCATATTTGCAATAAATACATCCTCTGGAGAAATAACTGTTACAGATAACACAAACCTGGATTATGAAACCAAAACAAGTTATTCCTTAACAGTTACAGTAAGTGACGGTACAAATACAAGTGCCGGAGAGACTGTGACGGTAAACGTGAATAACATCAATGATAATACACCGGTAGTAACCGCCAGTCAGTCGTTTAATGTTAATGAAAATGCAGCGAATACAACCAGTGTGGGAACTGTAGCAGCAACTGATGCTGATGCAGGAACAACTTTCTCTGACTGGACAATCACAGGAGGAAATGGTGATGGCATATTTGCAATAAATACATCCTCTGGAGAAATAACTGTTACAGATAACACAAACCTGGATTATGAAACCAAAACAAGTTATTCCTTAACAGTTACAGTAAGTGACGGTACAAATACAAGTGCCGGAGAGACTGTGACGGTAAACGTGAATAACATCAATGACAATACACCGGTAGTAACCGCCAGTCAGTCGTTTAATGTTAATGAAGATGCAGCGAATACAACCAGTGTGGGAACTGTAGCAGCAACTGATGCTGATGCAGGAACAACTTTCTCTGACTGGACAATCACAGGAGGAAATGGTGATGGCATATTTGCAATAAATACATCCTCTGGAGAAATAACAGTTACAGATAACACAAACCTGGATTATGAAACCAAAACAAGTTATTCCTTAACAGTTACAGTAAGTGACGGTACAAATACAAGTGCCGGAGAGACTGTGACGGTAAACGTGAATAACATCAATGACAATACACCGGTAGTAACCGCCAGTCAGTCGTTTAATGTTAATGAAGATGCAGCGAATACAACCAGTGTGGGAACTGTAGCAGCAACTGATGCTGATGCAGGAACAACTTTCTCTGACTGGACAATCACAGGAGGAAATGGTGATGGCATATTTGCAATAAATACATCCTCTGGAGAAATAACTGTTACAGATAACACAAACCTGGATTATGAAACCAAAACAAGTTATTCCTTAACAGTTACAGTAAGTGACGGTACAAATACAAGTGCCGGAGAGACTGTGACGGTAAACGTGAATAACATCAATGACAATACACCGGTAGTAACCGCCAGTCAGTCGTTTAATGTTAATGAAGATGCAGCGAATACAACCAGTGTGGGAACTGTAGCAGCAACTGATGCTGATGCAGGAACAACTTTCTCTGACTGGACAATCACAGGAGGAAATGGTGATGGCATATTTGCAATAAATACATCCTCTGGAGAAATAACAGTTACAGATAACACAAACCTGGATTATGAAACCAAAACAAGTTATTCCTTAACAGTTACAGTAAGTGACGGTACAAATACAAGTGCCGGAGAGACTGTGACGGTAAACGTGAATAACATCAATGACAATACACCGGTAGTAACCGCCAGTCAGTCGTTTAATGTTAATGAAGATGCAGCGAATACAACCAGTGTGGGAACTGTAGCAGCAACTGATGCTGATGCAGGAACAACTTTCTCTGACTGGACAATCACAGGAGGAAATGGTGATGGCATATTTGCAATAAATACATCCTCTGGAGAAATAACAGTTACAGATAACACAAACCTGGATTATGAAACCAAAACAAGTTATTCCTTAACAGTTACAGTAAGTGATGGAAGTCATACCAGTTCATCAGAAACTGTAACTATTAATGTTAATGATGTCTTTGAAAAATTAGACCAAAACATTACGTTTAGTCAGCTTGCAGATCGAACATACGGGGATTCTGATTTTAACTTAACCGCAACAGCCAGTTCTGGTTTACCAGTAAGCTACTCCAGCTCCAATACGAGTGTAGCGACCATTGATGCCAACACTGTAACCATCATGGGTGCTGGTTCAACAACCATTACAGCCAGCCAGAGCGGCAATGCCAGTTACAGCGCTGCTACAGATGTGCAGCAGGTGCTAATTGTTACGCCAAGAGCCTTAACTATTATGGCCGATGACAAAACAAAAGTTTATGATGGAATGGTTTACAGTCCGTTTACTGTAAGTTACGCTGGTTTTGTAACAGGTGAAGATGACACTGATTTAGAAGGAGCCCTGACTTTCAGCGGGACAGCAACAACAGCCACGAACGTAGGCAATGGTTATGTAATCACACCGGAAGGGTTGACATCCTCTAATTATACCATATCATTTGTTAATGGCTCACTGAACATTACAGCCAAACCAATTACGGTAACAGCCGACGAATCTCAAAGCAAAATTTATGGGGAATCTGACCCGACATTGACTTATGGAGTCTCTCCTGCCTTGATAGGAGCTGATTCATTTACCGGGTCGCTCACAAGAACTGCCGGTGAAGATGTTGGTACCTACACAATTGCACAGGGGACACTAAGCATAGGTTCTAATTATGCCATAACTTATGTAGGCAAAGACTTTGAGATTATCCCTAAAGCGCTAATAGCAACTGCAGACGATAAAACCAAGGAATATGACGGTGTCGTTTACAGTGGCTTCACTGTAAATTATTCCGGCTTTGTAAATGAAGAGGATGAAGCCTCTCTCGGCGGCTCACTTACTTTCAGTGGTACTGCAATAACGGCAACTGATGTAAGGAATGATTATGTGATTACTCCAGGAGGATTAATTTCCGATAATTATGCAATAACTTTTGTAGATGGAA harbors:
- a CDS encoding tail fiber protein; the protein is MEGYTGEIRMFAGNFAPRGWALCQGQYLEIAECQALYSILGTAYGGDGRTVFALPNICGRLPVGAGQGVNLTERFIGQMAGTENETLTLSNLPSHNHNLQASGTEGSVQVPEKSVHAISYGQIKQGGSTYTGQNINYTLNDSKVVNMNSKSLKDAGNNAEHSNMQPYLGINYIICLDQQYPTRN
- a CDS encoding tail fiber protein, which codes for MDDGYLGEIRFFAGNFAPRNWMYCMGQILPISENQALYSLLGTDYGGDGRTNFALPDFRGRAAINPDSRIGLRHGEKGGQESVALTSQEMPAHTHELYAYNQESNSVEPLNNILGQPIGQIVIGRDTYPVSSVSYSTQSQNLVDMNSGVFSSTGSSAPHNNMQPYIGMNYIICIKGLFPSRN
- a CDS encoding tail fiber protein, which gives rise to MEGYLGEIRFFAGNFAPKNWTLCQGQLLAISGYEALYSILGIEYGGDGQTNFKLPDFRGRVAINPDSSVGLRIGNYGGEETVTLSYEEMPAHIHSVQAYNSEGNEVDPNGSIFAKPTGSITIGRDNYQVESVSYSGNTQGMISMNDDLITYAGQKQPLPHNNMQPFIGLNYIICIKGNYPSRN
- a CDS encoding tail fiber protein; the encoded protein is MEGYIGEIRFFAGNFAPRGWMFCEGQVLSIASNTSLFAIIGNMYGGDGRSTMAVPDLRQRAAIGTGRGPGLSNYSLSQQGGVSSITLTEQQMPQHNHQMRAAEAFGDEASPAGAYPAASNGVMTIGRDNYPYQNSGYSNEDPNTQMNSQSVGVSGQSNAHNNMQPYLVCNYIICVEGLFPSRS
- a CDS encoding cadherin domain-containing protein, with translation MKHLHKKLSAILAAILYLLIVSQNIYASIEERKEQEVVFILNSVKEYQTLVTGLKSRTSVRIVDANKNGINQISEFLSSRNNLKAIHLFSHGKPGELNLGTTHLNNDNIKEYLNQLSVIGNALSEEGDILIYGCNVAKGNTGEEFIMNLSKATKADVAASNDLTGNIDLGGDWELEVQTGQLNNYKYLLNNVEKTYKWILATTGTGDGTYSFGTLGAADSGGSGYRTCADKFVVSNAFNGDGSVLYLNSTASATVEFIAEGGSTMKQATVENMEIGLYEGETHLTQFDITLKNASGTTIATHTFSGDLLIDNNDGNISISTLSFSSAWPSGGYDNVASISITYTQDRVSSNFEFRTITLSNISAVVSSNNEPTASGFTASPIYENTAYAFSTTNFSYSDGDGDPLDHVRVTAVPANGSLWVDSDGSGTINGAESALSNNGTVSKANLDAGYLKYLNTNGTSSSFTFDVSDGTDYSTSTYTATLTVTPEPTVTLSLDPSSTISENGGSTYVKATLSNTFDKTVTVNLSFSGTASGTDYSKTGSSINITSGNSTGTITLSGDDDDLNENNETVIVDISTITNGAESGTQQVTCTITDDDNTPVVTASQSFNVNEDAANTTSVGTVAATDADAGTTFSDWTITGGNGDGIFAINTSTGEITVTDNTNLDYETKTSYSLTVTVSDGTNTSAGETVTVNVNNINDNTPVVTASQSFNVNEDAANTTSVGTVAATDADAGTTFSDWTITGGNGDGTFAINTSTGEITVTDNTNLDYETRTSYSLTVTVSDGTNTSAGETVTVNVNNINDNTPVVTASQSFNVNEDAANTTSVGTVAATDADAGTTFSDWTITGGNGDGIFAINTSTGEITVTDNTNLDYETRTSYSLTVTVSDGTNTSAGETVTVNVNNINDNTPVVTASQSFNVNENAANTTSVGTVAATDADAGTTFSDWTITGGNGDGTFAINTSTGEITVTDNTNLDYETRTSYSLTVTVSDGTNTSAGETVTVNVNNINDNTPVVTASQSFNVNENAANTTSVGTVAATDADAGTTFSDWTITGGNGDGIFAINTSSGEITVTDNTNLDYETKTSYSLTVTVSDGTNTSAGETVTVNVNNINDNTPVVTASQSFNVNEDAANTTSVGTVAATDADAGTTFSDWTITGGNGDGIFAINTSSGEITVTDNTNLDYETRTSYSLTVTVSDGTNTSAGETVTVNVNNINDNTPVVTASQSFNVNENAANTTSVGTVAATDADAGTTFSDWTITGGNGDGTFAINTSTGEITVTDNTNLDYETRTSYSLTVTVSDGTNTSAGETVTVNVNNINDNTPVVTASQSFNVNENAANTTSVGTVAATDADAGTTFSDWTITGGNGDGIFAINTSSGEITVTDNTNLDYETKTSYSLTVTVSDGTNTSAGETVTVNVNNINDNTPVVTASQSFNVNENAANTTSVGTVAATDADAGTTFSDWTITGGNGDGTFAINTSTGEITVTDNTNLDYETRTSYSLTVTVSDGTNTSAGETVTVNVNNINDNTPVVTASQSFNVNENAANTTSVGTVAATDADAGTTFSDWTITGGNGDGIFAINTSSGEITVTDNTNLDYETKTSYSLTVTVSDGTNTSAGETVTVNVNNINDNTPVVTASQSFNVNEDAANTTSVGTVAATDADAGTTFSDWTITGGNGDGIFAINTSSGEITVTDNTNLDYETRTSYSLTVTVSDGTNTSAGETVTVNVNNINDNTPVVTASQSFNVNENAANTTSVGTVAATDADAGTTFSDWTITGGNGDGTFAINTSTGEITVTDNTNLDYETRTSYSLTVTVSDGTNTSAGETVTVNVNNINDNTPVVTASQSFNVNENAANTTSVGTVAATDADAGTTFSDWTITGGNGDGIFAINTSSGEITVTDNTNLDYETKTSYSLTVTVSDGTNTSAGETVTVNVNNINDNTPVVTASQSFNVNENAANTTSVGTVAATDADAGTTFSDWTITGGNGDGIFAINTSSGEITVTDNTNLDYETKTSYSLTVTVSDGTNTSAGETVTVNVNNINDNTPVVTASQSFNVNEDAANTTSVGTVAATDADAGTTFSDWTITGGNGDGIFAINTSSGEITVTDNTNLDYETKTSYSLTVTVSDGTNTSAGETVTVNVNNINDNTPVVTASQSFNVNEDAANTTSVGTVAATDADAGTTFSDWTITGGNGDGIFAINTSSGEITVTDNTNLDYETKTSYSLTVTVSDGTNTSAGETVTVNVNNINDNTPVVTASQSFNVNEDAANTTSVGTVAATDADAGTTFSDWTITGGNGDGIFAINTSSGEITVTDNTNLDYETKTSYSLTVTVSDGTNTSAGETVTVNVNNINDNTPVVTASQSFNVNEDAANTTSVGTVAATDADAGTTFSDWTITGGNGDGIFAINTSSGEITVTDNTNLDYETKTSYSLTVTVSDGSHTSSSETVTINVNDVFEKLDQNITFSQLADRTYGDSDFNLTATASSGLPVSYSSSNTSVATIDANTVTIMGAGSTTITASQSGNASYSAATDVQQVLIVTPRALTIMADDKTKVYDGMVYSPFTVSYAGFVTGEDDTDLEGALTFSGTATTATNVGNGYVITPEGLTSSNYTISFVNGSLNITAKPITVTADESQSKIYGESDPTLTYGVSPALIGADSFTGSLTRTAGEDVGTYTIAQGTLSIGSNYAITYVGKDFEIIPKALIATADDKTKEYDGVVYSGFTVNYSGFVNEEDEASLGGSLTFSGTAITATDVRNDYVITPGGLISDNYAITFVDGTLSITKATQIITFDEVPLKHLETDPDFNLDATSSSGLAVTYSYTYTSTTAPAEVSPTGFVSLLASGEVEVTASQEGDNNYLPAEPVTRTMTIESSDASIHSITINGVTYDNPDQEIYYLIDCNDEQDKVEIDFSTEANATENTGLNFEIETPAPGIYRKEIQVTSQDDTNTRTYRVVVEKRFNYEDIIIQKYNNVLLVNNNPETNGGYRFISFNWYKDGQLIGTGQYYSVGDNASDQLDLNAMYSAEIETEDGDILSTCESSITLKSAFILKVAPNPVHSGSTIDVTTTYSTEMLTDLKITVSNLYGVQVMQKMSGSNSNRITLPSSLTPGTYLVSTNAGGIELSTKIIVQ